One window from the genome of Leptospira broomii serovar Hurstbridge str. 5399 encodes:
- a CDS encoding lysophospholipid acyltransferase family protein, with the protein MDEAAPKLGELESLFLIPREYARLFLKGFLHLIYDVEVQGVENIPASGGGVIISNHTDNLDVIVQGTSVTRKIVYLGKYELFHPQESMIELLKSPAFDNFPLSLIKTGLHATLNTIGSYQGKTLINWGGVPILRAHNITDSKSAAKYYEDLEKYMVDIISKGELVSVYPEGTRSEDGKLGAFKALAAKIAIQAGVPIIPSGIQGAWRMTKLDSFLSGRVFKTKIIYKIGKPIPPSEFPKEPLKRAAKLLTEELERRVADLSGCRRSDDESSEVHS; encoded by the coding sequence ATGGACGAAGCCGCGCCGAAATTAGGAGAATTGGAGAGTTTATTTCTTATTCCGAGGGAATATGCCAGACTTTTTTTAAAAGGATTCCTTCACTTGATCTACGACGTAGAGGTACAAGGAGTTGAAAATATCCCCGCCTCGGGTGGAGGAGTGATCATTTCGAATCATACGGATAATCTTGATGTGATCGTTCAGGGAACTTCCGTTACCAGGAAGATCGTTTACTTGGGAAAATACGAACTCTTTCATCCTCAAGAATCCATGATAGAACTGCTCAAGAGCCCCGCTTTTGATAATTTTCCGCTAAGCCTAATAAAAACCGGACTTCATGCCACGTTGAATACGATCGGCAGTTATCAGGGAAAAACGTTGATAAATTGGGGTGGAGTTCCTATTTTAAGAGCGCATAATATAACCGATTCTAAATCTGCCGCAAAATATTATGAAGACCTCGAAAAGTACATGGTGGATATTATTTCAAAAGGAGAATTGGTATCCGTTTATCCCGAGGGCACAAGGTCCGAAGACGGGAAACTCGGCGCGTTCAAAGCCTTGGCGGCAAAAATCGCAATCCAAGCGGGTGTGCCGATAATTCCTTCTGGAATTCAAGGAGCTTGGAGAATGACTAAATTAGATTCGTTTTTAAGCGGCAGAGTATTTAAAACGAAGATAATTTATAAAATTGGAAAACCGATACCTCCATCCGAATTCCCCAAAGAACCTTTAAAACGAGCAGCAAAATTATTAACCGAAGAACTCGAACGACGGGTAGCCGATTTATCGGGATGTCGTCGTAGCGACGACGAATCGAGCGAAGTGCATTCATAG
- a CDS encoding methylmalonyl-CoA mutase family protein has protein sequence MEAQAYQPKHKLKFVTAASLFDGHDASINIMRRMLQSSGVEVVHLGHNRSVKEIVECAIQEDVQGIAVTSYQGGHVEYFKYMIDLLKERGAGHIKVFGGGGGTILPQEIQELEAYGVSKIYSPDDGRALGLQGMINDLLTKSDFLPPLTFNGDLHGALRTRNPIAIAQSISLVESITSKNNEDIPSGGKLDFPPPSRVIPVVGITGTGGAGKSSLTDELVRRFIQDFPNKTIAVVSVDPSKRKTGGALLGDRIRMNSISHPNVYMRSFATREANIALNKNVKKSLEILRSSEFDLIIVETAGIGQSDSEITEVADISLYVMTPEFGAATQLEKIDMIDYADLISVNKCDKRGAQDAIRDVQKQFQRSRKLFEKSPDEMPVYGTIASQFNDPGTNNLYAALISALNSKFDLGWNSAFSITKETSQKIHIIPPERHRYLSEIAEECEKYDSFAEKEASLAEVLYRIQGAIEVLRERGKNTADLEKEFHEKEAQLRSETRDLLRNWETKIGKYSGDFFTYSVRDKEIKVPNFTKSLSNIDIPKVAVPKFRNWGEIVRWSYKENFPGEFPFAAGVFPFKRTGEDPTRMFAGEGGPERTNARFHYVSLGMPAQRLSTAFDSVTLYGEDPGERPDIYGKIGNSGVSIATLDDAKKLYSGFDLCKPSTSVSMTINGPAPMLLSFFLNAAVDQSCEKYIRSEGKTKEIQEKIQAIYRMKGVPTPVYKGEIPKGNDGLGLLLLGVTGDQVLSKEIYEKLKAETLTTVRGTVQADILKEDQAQNTCIFSTEFALKLMGDIQENFIRNKVRNFYSVSISGYHIAEAGANPITQVAFTLANGFTYVEYYLSRGMKIDDFAPNLSFFFSNGIDAEYAVIGRVARKIWAKSMKNKYGAGERSQMLKYHIQTSGRSLHAQEIAFNDIRTTLQALYAIYDNCNSLHTNAYDEAITTPTEDSVRRAMAIQLIINRELGLAKNENPLQGSFIIDDLSDLVEQAILTEFRRISERGGVLGAMERMYQRNKIQEESLHYEHLKHTGDIPVIGVNTFLGKDGSPTILPDEIIRSTDEEKKAQITQLRKFQERNRDEAPEALRKLQDACIEDRNSFDQLMEASKVCSLGQMTQALYEVGGQYRRNM, from the coding sequence ATGGAAGCGCAAGCATACCAACCTAAACATAAACTAAAGTTCGTCACTGCGGCGTCTCTTTTTGACGGACACGACGCTTCCATCAATATCATGAGACGAATGCTACAATCTTCCGGCGTGGAAGTCGTTCACCTAGGGCATAATAGATCCGTAAAAGAAATTGTGGAATGCGCTATCCAAGAGGACGTACAAGGAATCGCCGTTACGAGTTACCAAGGCGGTCACGTAGAATATTTCAAATACATGATCGATTTATTAAAGGAAAGAGGAGCCGGCCATATCAAAGTGTTCGGAGGAGGAGGAGGCACTATTCTTCCGCAGGAAATCCAAGAACTGGAAGCATACGGAGTCTCTAAAATTTATTCTCCGGATGACGGTAGAGCTTTGGGACTTCAAGGCATGATCAACGATCTTCTGACAAAATCCGATTTTCTTCCACCTTTGACCTTCAACGGAGATCTTCATGGCGCCTTAAGAACTCGAAACCCTATCGCCATCGCCCAATCCATTTCCTTAGTCGAAAGTATTACGAGTAAAAATAACGAGGATATTCCTAGCGGTGGAAAGTTGGATTTCCCTCCCCCATCTCGCGTAATTCCTGTTGTCGGAATCACCGGGACAGGCGGCGCGGGAAAATCCTCCCTTACGGACGAACTCGTCCGTCGATTCATACAGGATTTTCCGAACAAGACGATCGCAGTCGTTTCGGTCGATCCTTCTAAAAGAAAGACGGGCGGAGCCCTATTAGGAGATAGAATTCGCATGAATTCCATTTCTCATCCGAACGTCTATATGAGGTCCTTCGCAACCAGAGAAGCGAATATAGCTTTAAATAAAAATGTGAAAAAGAGTCTGGAAATTCTAAGAAGTTCAGAATTCGATTTAATCATCGTTGAAACCGCCGGAATCGGTCAAAGCGATTCCGAGATCACCGAAGTTGCGGATATCAGCTTATACGTGATGACTCCCGAATTCGGAGCGGCGACCCAACTGGAAAAAATAGATATGATCGATTACGCCGATCTCATCTCCGTAAATAAATGCGATAAGCGAGGAGCTCAGGATGCAATTAGGGATGTCCAAAAGCAGTTCCAACGATCTCGAAAACTTTTTGAAAAATCTCCTGATGAAATGCCTGTCTACGGAACCATCGCGTCTCAATTCAACGATCCTGGAACGAATAATTTGTATGCAGCGTTAATAAGCGCATTGAATTCGAAATTCGATTTGGGCTGGAACTCCGCTTTCTCGATCACGAAGGAAACCAGTCAAAAAATTCATATTATCCCCCCGGAGCGACACCGTTATCTTTCCGAAATCGCAGAGGAATGCGAGAAATACGATTCCTTTGCGGAAAAAGAGGCCTCGTTAGCCGAAGTCTTATATAGAATCCAGGGGGCGATCGAAGTTCTCCGAGAAAGAGGAAAGAATACCGCCGATCTCGAGAAAGAATTTCATGAGAAGGAAGCGCAGCTTCGTTCCGAGACAAGAGACCTATTGCGTAATTGGGAGACAAAAATCGGCAAATACTCCGGCGATTTCTTTACGTATTCAGTCCGCGATAAGGAAATTAAAGTTCCTAACTTTACAAAATCTTTAAGTAATATCGATATCCCGAAAGTAGCAGTTCCGAAGTTTCGAAATTGGGGAGAAATCGTTCGCTGGTCTTATAAGGAGAATTTTCCGGGGGAATTCCCTTTCGCTGCCGGAGTTTTTCCGTTTAAACGAACTGGAGAAGACCCGACTCGAATGTTCGCGGGAGAAGGCGGTCCCGAACGCACAAATGCAAGATTCCATTACGTCAGCTTAGGAATGCCCGCGCAAAGATTGAGCACGGCCTTTGACTCAGTGACTCTATACGGAGAAGATCCGGGAGAGAGACCCGATATTTACGGAAAAATCGGGAACTCCGGGGTCAGCATTGCAACGTTAGACGACGCAAAGAAACTCTATTCGGGATTCGATTTATGCAAACCGAGCACTTCCGTTTCGATGACGATCAACGGCCCGGCTCCTATGCTTTTATCTTTTTTTCTAAACGCTGCTGTCGATCAATCCTGCGAAAAATACATTCGATCCGAAGGGAAAACTAAGGAAATCCAAGAGAAAATTCAGGCGATTTACCGAATGAAAGGAGTTCCAACACCCGTTTACAAAGGTGAAATTCCTAAGGGTAACGACGGACTAGGTCTCCTGTTATTGGGAGTCACGGGAGATCAAGTCTTAAGCAAAGAAATTTACGAAAAGCTCAAAGCCGAAACGTTAACTACCGTAAGAGGTACGGTTCAAGCGGATATTCTAAAGGAAGACCAAGCCCAAAATACATGCATTTTCTCCACTGAATTCGCCCTAAAACTGATGGGAGACATTCAGGAAAATTTCATTCGGAACAAGGTCCGCAATTTCTATTCGGTTTCGATATCGGGATATCATATAGCCGAGGCTGGCGCAAATCCGATCACTCAGGTCGCATTCACGTTAGCGAACGGTTTTACGTATGTTGAATATTATCTTTCGAGAGGGATGAAGATAGACGACTTCGCTCCTAATCTTTCCTTCTTTTTTTCCAACGGAATAGACGCGGAATACGCCGTGATCGGTCGGGTCGCTCGAAAAATTTGGGCAAAGAGTATGAAGAACAAATACGGAGCCGGTGAACGATCTCAAATGTTGAAATACCATATTCAAACCTCCGGACGTTCTTTGCATGCGCAGGAAATAGCGTTTAACGATATCCGAACGACTCTTCAAGCATTGTACGCGATTTATGATAATTGCAATAGCCTTCATACCAACGCCTATGACGAGGCGATAACCACTCCGACCGAAGACTCCGTTCGACGGGCGATGGCGATTCAATTGATCATCAATCGAGAATTGGGCCTGGCCAAGAATGAGAATCCTCTACAAGGTTCCTTCATAATCGACGATTTGTCCGATCTAGTGGAGCAGGCGATATTAACCGAATTCCGCAGAATTTCGGAACGAGGAGGGGTATTGGGTGCGATGGAAAGGATGTACCAAAGGAATAAAATTCAGGAAGAATCTTTACATTACGAACATTTAAAGCATACCGGAGATATTCCGGTAATCGGAGTAAATACGTTTTTGGGAAAGGACGGTTCGCCTACGATCCTTCCCGATGAAATTATTCGCTCTACCGACGAGGAAAAGAAGGCCCAAATCACTCAACTGCGTAAATTCCAAGAAAGAAATCGGGACGAGGCTCCTGAAGCATTACGAAAACTGCAAGATGCTTGCATCGAAGATCGAAACAGCTTCGATCAGTTAATGGAAGCTTCCAAAGTATGCTCTCTTGGACAAATGACCCAGGCTCTTTATGAAGTGGGCGGACAGTATCGGCGAAATATGTAA
- a CDS encoding TIGR04452 family lipoprotein: protein MSLKRSVPLLTILLIFFVSINCNNLGYAGPGGVRGSDAKLKIKEAVSDENDLFVAQVYPLLLNPPSCTNYGGTRSTRLSGFDALVLKDFFAKVRNFTIQDTKIYTQASLDKCTSTIRNIGVTFDIQYAQAVQLYATCNSAPQPIDLGSYIIYKSCQLEDAGIIQWNKTKIP from the coding sequence ATGTCATTAAAACGATCCGTCCCGCTACTTACGATTCTGCTGATATTTTTCGTTTCGATAAATTGCAATAATCTCGGGTATGCCGGCCCCGGCGGAGTCAGAGGGTCCGACGCAAAATTAAAAATTAAGGAAGCAGTGAGTGACGAGAACGACCTCTTTGTCGCGCAGGTCTATCCTCTGCTACTCAATCCTCCGAGTTGCACCAATTATGGAGGAACCAGATCCACTCGATTAAGCGGTTTCGATGCGCTTGTGCTAAAGGATTTCTTCGCTAAAGTGAGAAATTTTACGATCCAAGATACCAAAATTTATACGCAAGCTTCTCTCGACAAATGTACTTCAACGATTCGAAATATAGGAGTTACGTTTGATATTCAATACGCTCAAGCAGTTCAACTTTACGCTACTTGCAACTCCGCCCCTCAGCCGATCGATCTGGGTTCTTACATCATTTATAAATCCTGTCAATTAGAGGACGCGGGAATCATTCAATGGAATAAAACGAAAATTCCCTAA
- a CDS encoding O-antigen ligase family protein, which yields MPVHKKPEPILARKRVLISWIGCIVTVSFLFSFLSYYPLSFRFPIIGCAFLWIGICFLKPMFGLFVLFAVLPLFGNHPGGRFMEIMDFLLLTWLCGAYYNAKRADTRILIFFKSVGGMLSGGFVFAGLLGLFFQPDILRDWEHYRINPFFFFRSGELEPMYPLKMILVTISIYLLFVLAGALNREKGGFRIPTIVFGGLLTGFTVAFILGYLEFIFPQVTGWLDFYHIWLGGYVDRNVPHSVTPFHLSDGRSVQSFFWNRSWYAMYLIACLPFAALYLTVFFRKRRFEVFGYNISFLLISCLVSGFGFTLVLVGARGAALAFGVTVFSFLSITVLSLTKNGVFARTFPLRTTLVLLCLALLFPFLFAKGFGFPSGGEERKELYSAGILLSSYSPIFGGGMESYAWGNEHFLKGIGKGTRLHSSHNQFLQVLSGEGIFGLFFFCAIWGIAIFRGIRFSLKKKGLIHRVIISSLLGIFAYSWLQEWFFLRAIQIPFWILILSMIGKRRTKISEFKFIIFVFCGLLVAAIYFSGKKTTRYGTFFPPDRTGESYILEGSGWMKISAPGKMILEADFPFLQEASNQKRILKFSNNGFEERIISLEPGMKLEFPIFPGELSWICQVEHGTGIDERRNFFQRLLSKQVEDPEPRKICLKFSTTP from the coding sequence ATGCCAGTCCATAAAAAACCAGAGCCTATACTTGCTCGTAAGAGAGTTCTAATCTCATGGATTGGTTGCATTGTTACGGTTTCATTTTTATTTTCTTTCCTTTCCTATTATCCGCTTTCGTTTCGATTCCCGATCATCGGCTGCGCGTTTCTTTGGATAGGAATTTGTTTTTTGAAACCGATGTTCGGTTTGTTTGTTCTGTTTGCCGTTCTTCCTCTGTTTGGAAATCATCCAGGCGGACGCTTTATGGAAATCATGGATTTTCTATTGCTCACTTGGCTTTGCGGAGCATATTATAACGCGAAGCGAGCGGATACTCGCATTCTTATTTTTTTTAAAAGCGTGGGAGGAATGTTATCAGGTGGATTCGTTTTTGCCGGCCTCCTTGGATTATTTTTCCAACCGGACATTTTAAGAGACTGGGAGCACTATCGAATTAACCCTTTTTTCTTTTTTCGTTCGGGTGAATTGGAGCCCATGTATCCCTTAAAAATGATACTCGTAACGATTTCCATTTATCTCTTATTCGTGCTAGCCGGGGCATTGAATCGAGAGAAGGGCGGTTTTAGAATTCCGACTATCGTATTCGGCGGACTACTGACAGGCTTTACCGTAGCTTTCATTCTCGGCTACCTGGAATTCATTTTTCCTCAAGTAACCGGCTGGCTTGATTTCTATCACATTTGGCTGGGGGGGTACGTTGACCGAAACGTTCCTCATTCCGTAACTCCTTTCCACTTATCTGATGGTCGAAGCGTTCAATCTTTTTTTTGGAATAGAAGTTGGTATGCGATGTATTTAATCGCATGCCTTCCGTTTGCGGCTTTGTATTTAACGGTTTTCTTTCGTAAACGACGATTTGAGGTGTTCGGATATAATATTTCGTTTTTATTAATTTCCTGTTTGGTATCAGGTTTTGGATTCACTTTAGTTCTCGTCGGCGCTCGTGGGGCGGCTCTAGCTTTCGGCGTTACCGTCTTTAGTTTTCTATCCATAACCGTCCTTTCTTTGACAAAAAACGGCGTATTCGCCCGAACGTTCCCTTTACGAACAACTCTCGTCCTGCTCTGTCTAGCATTATTATTTCCTTTTCTTTTTGCTAAGGGTTTCGGATTTCCTTCCGGGGGGGAAGAGCGAAAAGAACTATACTCCGCAGGTATTTTGCTTTCTTCTTATTCTCCGATTTTTGGCGGGGGGATGGAGTCTTACGCTTGGGGAAACGAGCATTTTTTAAAAGGGATCGGTAAAGGAACTAGATTACATTCTTCTCATAATCAATTCTTGCAAGTTTTGTCGGGAGAAGGAATCTTCGGGTTATTTTTCTTCTGTGCGATATGGGGAATCGCGATCTTTCGCGGGATTCGTTTTTCACTAAAGAAAAAGGGGTTAATTCACCGAGTAATAATATCGTCTCTTTTAGGAATTTTTGCATATAGCTGGCTGCAGGAATGGTTTTTCTTGAGAGCTATACAAATTCCTTTTTGGATATTGATATTATCAATGATAGGTAAGCGAAGAACGAAGATTAGCGAATTCAAATTTATCATATTTGTATTTTGCGGACTGCTAGTCGCAGCCATTTACTTTTCCGGCAAAAAAACCACCCGATACGGGACTTTTTTTCCGCCGGATCGAACGGGTGAATCGTATATATTAGAAGGGTCCGGATGGATGAAAATATCGGCGCCCGGAAAGATGATCTTGGAAGCCGATTTTCCTTTTTTACAAGAAGCTTCGAATCAAAAAAGGATTTTAAAATTTTCTAATAATGGTTTCGAGGAGCGGATAATCAGTCTCGAGCCTGGGATGAAGTTGGAGTTTCCGATTTTCCCGGGAGAATTGAGCTGGATCTGCCAGGTCGAGCACGGAACTGGAATCGACGAGCGGAGAAATTTTTTTCAAAGACTTTTATCCAAACAGGTGGAAGATCCGGAGCCGAGAAAAATCTGCCTTAAATTTTCCACGACTCCATAG
- a CDS encoding LIC_11090 family protein — translation MKGITLVLIHCFLFHSLVFGSGWFGGILAGEIKLCECNHGSKKETHATVEDLSFKTKLATADSSPIHTNETNHPLPDCQSAEVGEAHKCSCAKAKDKVSLFTGTLVTQILALDTIGFFPNLEESNIVSFQTRTSGIDLSTDIERPPSFY, via the coding sequence ATGAAGGGAATTACCTTAGTATTAATCCATTGCTTTCTATTTCATAGCCTAGTTTTCGGTAGCGGGTGGTTCGGTGGAATCCTCGCCGGCGAAATTAAACTTTGCGAATGTAATCATGGTAGTAAAAAAGAGACTCATGCGACTGTAGAAGATTTATCATTCAAAACTAAGTTAGCAACCGCCGACTCTTCCCCTATACATACAAACGAAACGAACCATCCTTTACCTGATTGCCAATCCGCCGAAGTGGGAGAAGCCCATAAATGTTCCTGTGCAAAAGCAAAGGACAAGGTTTCGTTATTTACCGGAACTCTTGTCACGCAGATACTTGCTCTAGATACCATCGGATTTTTCCCTAATCTGGAAGAATCGAACATCGTATCCTTCCAAACCAGAACTTCCGGTATCGACCTTTCAACCGATATCGAACGACCCCCTAGTTTCTACTGA
- a CDS encoding MbnP family copper-binding protein yields MFFLKTTIRALLLTSSVTFLGNCNGNTEKSNMPLLLAGILASSSLPGIHFKAMAGSSLLQCGKDISGHAAFKTNATESFSEGIVRTFHIAEIMPISLKDLRLYVSNLTLIEADGSETKPTLTADGKWQNTFVTLLDFENLSGDCIGTTDMNSLIKIPLPNKLYKGIRFEVGVPEEFNHQNPALANSPLNVSGLAWSWAMGYRFLVAEFVSHDPTANGNTAVFHLGSGGCSMSAPYACSRPNRAVIDLQPAGGYNPMTQSVKLDLKALVNGWDIRSGNVSCHSESSASCVSLFANLGIDPSTGNLSGTQSVFSISNE; encoded by the coding sequence ATGTTCTTTTTAAAAACAACGATACGTGCGCTACTTTTAACATCGTCCGTTACATTCTTAGGCAATTGTAACGGAAACACGGAAAAATCAAATATGCCTTTACTGCTCGCGGGGATACTCGCGAGCAGTTCTCTCCCAGGAATACATTTTAAGGCGATGGCAGGGTCCAGCCTATTACAATGCGGTAAAGATATTTCAGGTCATGCAGCTTTTAAGACAAACGCAACCGAATCGTTTTCAGAAGGAATCGTGCGGACTTTTCATATTGCGGAAATTATGCCGATCAGCCTCAAAGATCTTAGGCTTTACGTTTCGAATCTGACGTTGATCGAAGCGGACGGTTCCGAAACGAAACCGACATTGACGGCGGACGGGAAATGGCAGAACACATTCGTTACCCTGCTGGATTTTGAGAATCTCTCGGGAGACTGTATTGGTACGACTGATATGAATTCGCTTATTAAAATCCCGCTACCTAATAAGCTTTATAAAGGTATTCGATTTGAAGTCGGAGTTCCTGAAGAATTCAATCACCAGAATCCTGCTCTCGCGAACAGCCCTTTAAACGTCAGCGGATTAGCATGGAGCTGGGCGATGGGTTATCGCTTTTTAGTCGCCGAATTCGTTTCCCACGACCCGACCGCAAACGGAAATACTGCCGTTTTTCATTTGGGTTCGGGGGGATGTTCCATGTCGGCGCCTTACGCCTGTTCTAGACCGAACCGAGCTGTCATCGATCTGCAGCCTGCCGGAGGATATAATCCCATGACTCAATCGGTAAAATTGGACCTCAAGGCTCTCGTCAACGGTTGGGATATCCGCTCTGGAAACGTTTCCTGTCATTCCGAGAGTTCGGCAAGTTGCGTCTCTCTATTTGCAAACCTAGGAATCGATCCTTCCACCGGAAACTTGTCCGGAACTCAATCGGTTTTTTCGATCTCGAACGAATAA
- a CDS encoding methanobactin export MATE transporter MbnM codes for MKYQCLFSIALLVQSCSELGIESKKKNPSLQSTLVSIALFGKRELGYAWNLPAGFPTPKVPEENPMSEEKVTLGRFLFFDKRLSANRTQSCGSCHQPSKAFTDGLAVSVGSTGQQHPRNAQHLSNIAYNVRQTWANPLLVKLEDQIPIPIFGDSPVELGMRNREEELLGRLKEDPLYRDLFQAAFPADSDPISLKSVIFAIASFERTLLSGDSPYDKYNAGHLNALSASAIRGKNLFFGERAECFHCHAGFNFTDTVLHSETVFEEFTVHNNGLDSSRYQAPNGGLYEFTSKTNDKGKFRAPSLRNVELTAPYMHDGSIPDLISVVNHYANGGSGDGRTNPNRDSLVRSFSLTESEKADLVEFLKSLTDTNFIQNRKFQDPF; via the coding sequence ATGAAATATCAATGTTTATTTAGCATAGCCCTACTAGTGCAATCATGCTCCGAACTGGGAATAGAATCGAAAAAGAAAAATCCTTCGCTTCAATCGACTCTCGTCTCGATTGCTTTGTTCGGAAAAAGAGAATTAGGCTACGCCTGGAATCTTCCTGCCGGATTTCCAACGCCTAAGGTCCCCGAGGAAAACCCGATGTCGGAAGAAAAAGTAACGCTCGGTCGTTTTCTATTCTTCGATAAAAGACTTTCCGCAAACAGAACTCAATCCTGCGGAAGTTGTCATCAACCGTCGAAGGCATTTACGGACGGGTTAGCGGTTTCCGTAGGATCGACCGGACAACAACATCCGAGGAACGCGCAGCACCTATCAAACATCGCTTATAATGTAAGGCAGACTTGGGCGAATCCTTTACTCGTAAAATTGGAAGACCAAATCCCGATTCCCATTTTTGGAGATAGTCCGGTAGAGCTGGGAATGAGAAACAGGGAAGAAGAACTCCTCGGAAGACTAAAGGAAGATCCGCTTTATCGCGATTTATTTCAAGCGGCATTTCCCGCGGACTCGGATCCTATTTCTTTAAAGAGTGTCATTTTTGCGATCGCCAGCTTTGAACGGACACTGCTCTCAGGCGACTCTCCATACGACAAATATAATGCTGGGCATTTAAACGCACTTAGTGCATCAGCCATTCGAGGCAAAAATCTTTTTTTCGGAGAACGCGCCGAATGTTTTCATTGTCACGCCGGGTTCAATTTTACGGACACGGTTCTTCATTCGGAGACCGTTTTCGAAGAATTCACGGTCCATAACAACGGTTTAGATTCATCCCGATATCAAGCTCCGAACGGAGGACTTTATGAGTTCACTTCAAAGACGAATGACAAAGGAAAATTCAGGGCACCTTCTTTAAGAAACGTAGAGTTAACGGCGCCGTATATGCATGACGGTTCCATACCGGATCTCATATCGGTCGTAAATCATTATGCAAACGGAGGCTCAGGTGACGGCCGAACGAACCCGAATCGAGATTCGCTCGTGCGAAGTTTTTCTTTAACCGAATCCGAAAAAGCAGACCTAGTAGAATTCTTAAAAAGTTTAACGGATACGAATTTTATTCAAAATCGCAAATTTCAGGATCCCTTCTAG
- a CDS encoding LIC11086 family outer membrane transporter, protein MLISLKLFSPDRSIRFFTVAVVLLLFQKPLHSHHAGEGQTMASSTRFIDPFTGKREKPLDYILMTQDYQKGTIDNSNLYTTTLFGETFYSGGKFALNFSVPWIYYQQIGRDDAARYGKPYIGFKWNPFLESTGPFFLLLEARLGFPSGGDSDKFTGGDYYSGLTNLTVGASLDRWLFVIRGSGIFPLSRDHSSTTEQSGIPYWAQITNTIQAPEAFPKTQKVTQWFGYATYRLAPNFNVFAGYLIRIPYVNVIGGGSLVNETPGNRKAFPRSFKEVSSGFSCKAFKGSYLTIIGRLPLDRDSDIRLYDYAITTSLSFEISEWRKTKSESEEPKIENDALSPMEKQ, encoded by the coding sequence ATGCTTATTTCCTTGAAATTGTTTTCTCCCGATCGATCGATTCGTTTTTTTACGGTAGCTGTAGTGCTCCTTCTTTTTCAAAAACCGCTTCACTCACATCATGCGGGCGAGGGCCAAACAATGGCTTCTTCCACCCGATTCATAGACCCGTTTACCGGAAAAAGGGAAAAGCCGTTGGATTATATTTTGATGACTCAGGACTATCAAAAGGGAACGATAGATAACTCGAATCTGTATACGACCACACTATTCGGGGAGACGTTTTATTCGGGTGGAAAGTTTGCTCTAAACTTTAGCGTACCTTGGATATATTATCAGCAAATCGGAAGAGACGACGCTGCAAGATACGGTAAACCCTATATTGGATTCAAATGGAATCCGTTTCTGGAATCGACCGGCCCTTTTTTTCTGCTATTAGAAGCTAGGCTCGGATTTCCTTCAGGAGGGGATTCCGATAAATTTACCGGAGGAGATTATTATTCCGGACTCACCAATCTAACCGTGGGAGCGAGTCTTGATCGTTGGCTTTTTGTCATTCGAGGCTCCGGAATTTTTCCGTTGTCCAGGGATCATTCGTCGACGACGGAACAATCAGGTATTCCTTATTGGGCACAAATAACGAATACGATTCAAGCTCCTGAAGCATTTCCTAAGACCCAAAAAGTAACTCAATGGTTCGGATACGCTACTTATCGGCTCGCTCCTAATTTTAACGTCTTTGCGGGTTATTTGATTCGAATTCCCTACGTGAACGTAATCGGAGGCGGAAGCCTGGTGAATGAAACTCCCGGTAATCGCAAAGCATTTCCTCGAAGCTTCAAGGAAGTTAGTTCAGGCTTTAGCTGCAAAGCCTTTAAAGGATCTTATCTTACGATAATCGGGAGGCTTCCCTTAGACAGAGATTCGGATATTAGATTATACGATTATGCGATCACGACATCGCTATCTTTTGAAATTTCGGAATGGAGAAAAACCAAGTCCGAATCGGAAGAACCGAAAATCGAAAACGATGCTTTATCTCCGATGGAAAAACAATGA
- a CDS encoding LIC_11321 family protein, producing the protein MLSIRSISIIIVLLAFIFIERVWSSTLASGSLFYTQEFSVKNVADEPGSQKKNESPSKDSEDKKKNMKGCCRIKYQGGGFDYLPATEEECVTKPGYHSFLKDSPLCFQSIWD; encoded by the coding sequence ATGTTGTCGATTCGTTCGATATCAATAATAATTGTCTTATTGGCGTTCATATTTATAGAGCGTGTTTGGAGTAGTACACTCGCATCCGGTTCTCTTTTCTATACGCAGGAATTTTCAGTTAAAAACGTTGCGGATGAACCGGGATCTCAGAAGAAAAACGAATCTCCCTCCAAGGATTCGGAAGATAAAAAGAAAAACATGAAAGGTTGTTGTCGCATAAAATATCAGGGCGGCGGATTCGATTACCTTCCCGCTACGGAGGAAGAATGCGTTACGAAACCGGGATACCATAGTTTTCTAAAAGATTCCCCTCTCTGTTTTCAATCTATTTGGGATTGA